Proteins co-encoded in one Arachis hypogaea cultivar Tifrunner chromosome 13, arahy.Tifrunner.gnm2.J5K5, whole genome shotgun sequence genomic window:
- the LOC112792177 gene encoding uncharacterized protein produces MGITSRSSTNRKPSEGMRLIVTTFVGTFIGFFIGVSFTALSTKLNLPSSLLPSIDVPFAEENTGGNVRSFMKSNHNKSQYQLLNDTMKIWVPSNPRGAERLPPSIIEAESDLYFRRLWGLPSEDLTSKPKYLVTFTVGYDQKWNINAAVKKFSDDFTILLFHYDGRTTEWDEFEWSKKAIHVSARKQTKWWYAKRFLHPDIVAPYDYIFIWDEDLGVEHFNAEEYIRLVKKHGLEISQPGLEPNKGLTWQMTKRRGDREVHKETEEKPGWCSDPHLPPCAAFVEIMAPVFSRDAWRCVWHMIQNDLVHGWGLDFALRRCVEPAHEKIGVVDSQWIIHQSVPSLGNQGESKDGKAPWMGVRDRCKKEWTMFQSRLANAESEYFKAVGVDMFSNSTTP; encoded by the exons TTCTACAAATAGAAAACCAAGTGAAGGCATGAGACTCATTGTGACAACTTTTGTTGGAACATTTATTGGCTTCTTTATAGGAGTATCATTTACAGCATTGTCAACTAAG TTGAATCTCCCATCGAGCTTGCTCCCCTCCATCGATGTTCCTTTTGCTGAAGAGAACACAGGTGGCAATGTGCGGTCTTTTATGAAGAGTAACCACAATAAATCACAATATCAGTTATTAAATGATACAATGAAG ATTTGGGTTCCATCAAATCCCAGAGGTGCTGAAAGATTACCTCCTTCAATTATCGAGGCTGAGTCAGACTTGTATTTCCGCAGATTGTGGGGTCTGCCCAGTGAG GATTTAACTTCTAAGCCAAAGTACCTCGTGACCTTTACTGTTGGTTATGATCAGAAATGGAATATTAATGCAGCTGTTAAAAAG TTTTCAGATGATTTTACGATACTTCTATTTCATTATGATGGTCGAACAACTGAATGGGATGAATTTGAATGGTCAAAGAAAGCTATTCATGTTAGTGCCCGCAAGCAAACCAAATG GTGGTATGCCAAGCGGTTTCTGCATCCTGATATTGTAGCACCATATGATTACATTTTTATATGGGATGAAGACTTGGGCGTTGAGCATTTTAATGCAGAAGA ATACATAAGACTGGTGAAAAAACACGGGTTGGAGATATCACAGCCTGGTTTGGAACCTAATAAAGGGTTGACATGGCAAATGACGAAAAGAAGAGGTGATCGTGAAGTTCACAA AGAAACGGAGGAGAAACCAGGATGGTGCAGTGATCCTCATCTGCCTCCTTGTGCAGC GTTTGTTGAGATTATGGCTCCGGTGTTTTCACGGGATGCATGGCGCTGTGTGTGGCATATGATTCAG AATGACTTAGTCCATGGGTGGGGTCTCGATTTCGCCCTTAGAAGATGTGTTGAG CCTGCCCATGAGAAGATTGGAGTTGTTGATTCTCAGTGGATTATACATCAAAGTGTTCCCTCACTAGGGAATCAA GGAGAATCAAAAGATGGGAAAGCACCATGGATGGGG GTGAGGGACAGGTGTAAAAAGGAATGGACGATGTTCCAAAGTCGGTTGGCGAATGCAGAAAGCGAATACTTCAAGGCTGTTGGGGTTGATATGTTCAGTAATTCCACCACTCCATAG